The genomic interval AGCTAGAACCAAGGAAGATGGCAACACCTTCTTGTACTTTTATGAGAATGGTGGAACTATAGAATGgtaagttaaaatgtttgcttcccATATTATGgtctgtaaatgtttaatttttctttgactattcacaacattaaggataacaatttaaactttgaaatgcatattttgttctataaatattcacaaaatggAGGGTTCGAATGTCACACTACTTGCTAATTTGTGAGTAGGATTTTATTATTAccaggagaaaatgaaaggcACTACTATTTTTCATGGTGTAGCCTAAATTCCCTGAGAATATTCGCTGcatatttctacaaataaaaccTAGTCTACTTTCCAAAGATTTGTCTGATGGAGCAAGATATCACCTTTGAATTACACTGATTTTTCACCAGAAgtggacttgaagcaaacaagggTGATGTCAGAGTTATGCACTGACaacaaagtgttttttttacctttcacaaactactgtatgtttGCACCTTGGAATGAATAACTTGCAAATCAGGAATCATACTTGATGCTTGGGGTTGACTTTTGTGTGAAAAGAGACAACTTcaaatgtacatcaaaacatatgacTTGAATCATATTCCTCCagaatgttacattcattttccTATTTAACCTGTCAAAAATTCATTTTGGCTTGTACTATCATATACAATGAGTGATCTGTCTATGTAGCTCTCTATACAGTGTGTCAACTTTTACAGTTGTTCAGTCCTGCTCCTTTGGTTTCATagtcattctgaattgtttttataatccacttaaactttcaatttgttgcCCTCAGTATTGATGCTACAAACACAGCCTGTGTTGCAAAGATGGTAAATGATGAGATTGGCAGGGAGGCCAATTCTgttatgaagaaacaaatacttGCAAATACTTGAAGGAAGAATCTGTCTCTGTTTGTTTGCCCTAAAAGACATAAAACATGGTCAAGGACTTCGGTACGACTATGGGCAAACAGATTTACTGTGGTGAAAGAAGGTAAGAAAGAAATTGCAAGGCAtgagtaaatatttacttaatAGTTAAACTTTAATAGGGTATGGAGAAATATGTTTAAGATAAATTCCAGTATACCCAGTATCTGAAGGAGATCGTTCACTGAATACCACCTGGCTGAGGATTCTGTCTGTTACAAAAATCTTGGACATTCCTCCAAACAACATGAATCTTTATTCATATAAGAGATGCAGGATTTGCACAAAATTGCTATGCCATGGTGATCAGTTTCTTACAGATCAAATCATGAGGGTAGGATGCAGGACATACATGAATGTATGAAGGAGTGAGCCCTTCTGGCTATCTGCTTAGCTGCTTCACTTTACTTTGGCAAATCTGCCTTAAAATAAATATCGAAAAGACCATTTAGCTCAGAACGATAAGATGACTATTGAGAAATGTACAAGACCCTAGGAATGAATATAAACATcaagtatggggggggggcactctgAGCAAAGATGTGTTTAGCTTTGTGTAAAGAAGGAAGGTGTACTCTGTGCACACTGAAGCAGCTGAAACTatggtcttaacaagactaagTATGATAGAGGGTTTTAACCTTTCGCAGGGCTTCAAAGATATCTCTCTTTTCAACCTCTAACTGTGGTAAGTGTTTCCTGAAGAAAGACCACAATTAGAAATCAATCAGCAAGGTAACAGAGAAAAGTattttagtaaaataaatagAACTTGACAAGAAATGTTCTTATTGATTGTGGGATTCAAATGTTGGAAAATTCGGGGCAATAACTTACCTGAATGATAAACCCTAAACGAGAGCTTACAGTAACCACTTGAAAGTATTCTACAGAATGTAGTTTTGGCTTGCAAAGTGTAATTGATCAAGCATTAGCTTACATACTACATAGGAAAGGCCAACTGGaaatctttactttccaaactaTTCTCATATATTCTACATGAACACATAAATTGATTGAATGTCCAATTGAGGTAAATTTATCAAGTTTAAAAAAGGAAAGTACCTCCATTTATTGTTGCTCAATGGAGTACTATTATCAAGACAATCCAATTTTCCGTCCTGCCAcctgtggggaggggtggggtgaggggggttgGATCATGCCCAGTGTCTgtctcatattttgtaatatgtatAGTACCAGGGTAATGCAGAGTACTGTTGAAAAAGCTTTATGGAACTTTATGACactttccttgggggggggtgggtgagttGGTCTTGATAACATTACTGTATCATTATAATGGTTGTACAGATGGAGGGATGGTGGTGAGCAGAAAGAAGGGAGATTATTTAAGAACAGAATCATTTGCAGAACACAAACTGTGTATGGTATTCTGTGATTGTTCCCAATCCGATATGGTATGGGGGAGTGAGGCTGTCCAAGGTTGAAGACATTGAATGCAACATCAAAGaattcttctattttctttccctgTTCAACCCATTTCTTTTTTAAGGTCTTGACAGGAAGGGAAgtgtttgcaacaaaggaaatcAGGCAAGGTGATTTCTAGCTAGAATAAAGAGGAGAAATCATTTCTCCTGAGGAGGCATCCAATAGAGCTAGAACCAAGGAAGCTGGCAACACCGCCATGTACTTGTATGAGAATGGTGGAATTACAGAATGGTAAGTTGAAATGTTTGCTTCCCATTTTATGGTCTGtatatgtttaatttgttttatgacTATTCACAACATcaaagataacaatttaaaatatgcatattttttttccataaatatTCACAACATCCAGGGTTCAAATTTTGACTATATCAATCACTAATTTGTGAGAAGGATGTTATTATTGCTAGGAGAAAATGAAAGGCACTAGTAATTTTTGGGGAGTAACCTAACTTACCCTAAAATTTTTGGTATacatttctacaaataaaagTCTCCTTTCAGAAGATTTGTCAgatggagggagaggggggggggggaggactcaGGGTAGCATGACCAGAGGTTGATATTTAATGTTTATGGAATGTGGAAGAGAGGGAGGAACTTTTTTCTAGAGGTAGGGAGTGGAGTGGCTGGCACAAAGCAATCCACTAAGTCAAGTGCAGAAAATCTAGCCTAAACATTTgtttagaagaaaaaacaattttttttttttatgaaaaacaaaacaaatgcataGCCATGCTTACAAGTTTTACATGTAGTCACCTGTAAGTGGATCGTGGAGCTAAGAATAATAAATTGGGAAGAGGGTAGGACTGGGGAGAGAGGGATGGGTGTTTATAAGGTAGGGACAAGGGAGTGCTGGCACCATATGCCAACCACATTTTGCTTAACACTACACTCAGTCAAATGGGAGAAGCCAGCCTATTCACATGTTGACAAAAGTAAAATTTGCATAGACTTGTGTACAACTTTGGATGTAGTGATCTGGCAGTGGATGCTAGCCTAATTTACTGAGGAAGAGGGAGTGAGCAAGGACTGGGGTGGGCAACAGGGAATTAAAGAAGTATTGATATGGAGTCATTTGATAGTTTTCCATTTTCAAGCTAATTTGAGAGACGTTTGATATTGGTGTTTGAaatctttttcatgtttttgttggtcttaaatttgaaataactttTATACTACACAAAGAATCATATATAAGCTATCAGCATAATTAAAGACATCACAGAGAATAACAGTCTAATAAGCAATCATGTGTCCActgaataaaaacaacaaatatcaaTGATTAAAAGGGGTTATATTCAATAAGAATTGGATGCAAATTCCTCCagaatgttacattcattttccTATCATACGTGTAAAAAATCCTTTTGGCTTTGACTATCTTATGTATTGGAGTGATCTGTCTATGCAGCTCTCTAAACAGTGTTTCAATTTTTACAGTTGTTCAGTCCTGCTCCTTTGGTTTCATagtcattctgaattgtttttataatcCACTTCTTTCTTAAACTTAAATTTGTTGCCCTCAGTATTGATGCTACAGACACAGCCTGTGTTGCAAAGATGGTAAATGATGAGATTGGCAGGGAGGCCAATTCTgttatgaagaaacaaatacttGAAGGAAGAGTCTGTCTCTGTTTGTTTGCCCTAAAAGACATGAAACATGGTCAAGAACTCCGGTACGACTATGGGCAAACAGATTTACTGTGGAGAAAGAAGGTAAGAAAGAAATTGCAAGGCATGAGTAAAAAATCACTGGTTTGTTAAAGTTTAATAGGTTATGGAGAAACATCTTAAAGATAAAGTCTGGGTCATGATGGgtttttttcagattttaacTTACAAGTGAAAGTTCATATCAGCATTAAGGAAAACTGAATGGATATTGCAACTTTTTCCACATTATGTAGGGAACAGAGTGGTATAAACTGAACTGTGTAGACTTGGCAACAAAAACATTTGCTGGCACTAAACACATTTCTAATGTGAAAGATAAGCTTAAAAACACTTTCTGCTAGAATGAGATTTGATTGAGGAAACCTTGGATGTTGTCATAACCTCATTATTCAATTGCAACTATTTATGTGGTTTGACACATTTCAtaagatttttttaatttaaccttTGTGTTAGTTTATACTAATATCACCTTAATACCTTCCCTGGAGTTCAGTACTTGTCTTACAGTACTGATACTTAGCTATGCATGTGACTATGAAGAAGACAAATATGTGCTGTGAAAGCCGAGCACAAGACTCCTTTGATTCTTgtaaaaccataaaaaaaaggCATGAAGAAAATTGCTCAAAGCTTCAAGTTTCCTtcgttatttcaaatttaatggaaattattaaaaataagaaaacttttGAACTGTTCTAGACCTACCAGGATTTGAACCCTAAACCAAGACCCAGagaattatcaaatttataatttgaagCAGTGTTAATATCACCTTTCATGGGATTATCAGTGAGGTACATAACTGTGAGAATCtgtaagataaaatatatatttaaagtttaCAGCAAAATAGTTCAATCTACTTGCTTCTGAACTAAACAGTGAGGGTGGTgtcttaatttaacaaattgtaATGGAAGTTGTCAATACTTGGTAAACTATTTACAAGCTGATAGTGGCCAAACATGATGTGGTAGGAATTAgaaaatatgcaatgaaatataAGCAAGAAATTTTTGGAACAGAATTTATAACAACCTTCAAGAACATCAGCTTAACCACCAATATGTGCTAGAAatgaaataatggtcacttatgCTCTTTGCTTCATTCCTCAAACTACTATTCTGTAGCACAAAATTTTTAGAACCATTTGTCGTGAATAATCTTTCTCTtctcaaaacaataaataaaaggtGTTACTGTaagttaaatgaaaacaaatgaatgcATGATCTTATATttctcaagtttattttcctttaataatgttgaaaacaaatattacaaaacgaTATCATGCAgtgtatgaaatattacaaacctTGGTCCCTGGCACCAAATGTTCCTATTTTCACCCATCAATCCTcgtctaccccctccccaccccacccacaatCACTATTTACCCATCTAGTAACCTTTGTTATTTACATAAACAGATTAAGAGGGAAATATTCTAAATCTGTTGCATGATATGGATAAAATTGAAAGCAAATAGTTAATAGCCATCTCTGTAATTTCTTCCTCAAAAGAAAGAACTATTTCACAcatttttgtagaaaaataattattaaaagtttacttttgataataataacaacaactattgcaaaataatatatatctgtGAAGTTAAGATTTCCCTCTACCAGTAAAAAACAGAAcactatttaaaacaaaaataggacaaaatgtacaacaaaaaacaacaaaaaattttgcttttgtttgagATCTTGAACATAACATACATCGCATGCATCTTGCTCATGTCCAGATGTTAAAAGgagcattttgaggaaaaatttaacaaattttctgcCCTGTCAAGATACTAAAATCCCATGCCAATGAAGGTCATTAATTTCACTAGACAACTTCAACCTCAAATAATGTATTCCAAGtggaacaatttcaaacattatCAATGTGATTTCTGTgcctaaaatatgaaaaatgtctTGAGTGTTAACTATGGAAGATCAATGGATTTGTTCACCACTTTAACCACTGTAGGCTTGAttaaatttataattaaatgcATAAAGCTTCTGTAATTGCTTCAagaaagttgttgtttttggttgaaagcaatttattccttttctcCCATGTTGTAAGTCCTATTCATATAGGGTAAAATGAATTGGTTTGTTTACGAggtaaacaccccccccccctaccccaatACAGAAATCATTGATACAAATATGTAGCTAACCTGTTGCATTATTGTTCAAAATTATACATGGCTTTAGAACTCATTTGTATACATTTCCTCCAGTTCTGCTTGTGTTAATTCTAGTTAAGAATGAAACTTCATGTCTTCTTAtggcatatatacatttttgttaCATGCGcagttttatcaagtttttgAAACACACTTAGAAGGAAGTGAAAATACAAGGAACTCTTTTTTctgatacaacaaatttgttaCCATCGAAGAACAGAAAGTAAAACACAAAGTGTGTATTGCAGTCTAAGAAGTAAAATACTAAACTTTGTCgcacaaaagagaaaaaactttatGAAATGTTGGTCCGTCAAATGTAATACAAACTATTCctgtgtaaataaaaaaatatctacAATGGCAGAAAAGGAGACAGAAGTCCTCCAAGCAATTCtgggatacatataaatattgcaaaattatgaGGAGATATCAGATATGGAAAAATTATCCTGTGTTACATATTGACTTTTAATTTTGGGGATTAACCTTGAATAAATAGAAAGGAAGtgcatttctttttcaaatgttgaaaaaaataGCCATCGTAATGAGCACTCAATCCATAACTGATTTAGATTTAATACAAACCAATGACCTAGTTTTACGATCGCATTGTAATgagtgaccatttagcagtacatgtaattatccagcaatgagctatgTTATAGACCCATTGTAATGAGTGACCATTAAGCAGTACGTGTAATTATCCAATAATGAGCTATTTAATAGACCCCATTGTAATTAATGACCATTTAGCAGTGCGcgtaattatccagcaatgagctatttcATAGACCCATTGTAATTaatgaccatttagcagtatgtgtaattatccagcaatgagctatttaATAGACCCCATTGTAATTaatgaccatttagcagtacgcgtaattatccagcaatgagctatttcATAGACCCATTGTAATTAATGACCATTTAGAAGTATgtgtaattatccagcaatgagctatttaATAGACCCCATTGTAACTAAATGACCATTTAGCAGTGTGcgtaattatccagcaatgagctatttcATAGACCCATTGTAATTAATGACCATTTAGCAGTGCGcgtaattatccagcaatgagctatttcATAGACCCATTGTAATTaatgaccatttagcagtatgtGTTTTCTATTGTCTATTATCTATTGTTGTTACGTTGCAAGGCAATATTACAACTGCATTATTCATTATGAGAATTGAATTCATGTTATTGATCCACTAACCAAGCTCTGCCTGTATGAATTTCAATATGTTGAACAATCAATACCTTGTTTTGTGCACATTGGGACAATCATTATTAACTTTTGCATATGAACctcattttcatctttctttcttcaatttttttcaatagtTTCAAATCAATAATCCAGCTTTTTGCCTGCAAACGGTCCAATAGTGTTATAcaaacttttcttgcaaagcaaATACTGCAAAAAGAAATACCAAAGAAGCAGCTTGTGTCTCCAACATGGCTAAAAACTCAttggatatatttcccttgaTGTTATTGATCAAACTTTTTTGTTGCCAATTAATTTATaagaagtatttgaaatttcctgatacagaaaaaaaagagttggAACACAAAGATATATGTTGTTTCACTGATCAAATTTACTTTGCCATCAACTATATCAGAGTAACTGTGGTAAATATGCTAATGGCCGTCACAATGTGACAACGAACAACATCTCACCTTTAAATAAAAGACCTGGTGTCATCCTACGACAAAATAGTTAACGAGACTTACCATTAGTGTATATCAGTTGGAATTTAGGTACACTTACTTAGGTACACTTACTTAATCAAAAACTGTTTCAGACTGTAAATGACAATTAACTCTACAGGGtgacaaatatattgtaaatacaTCATTTCTTAACAAGACTGCAAGCCCACGATGATTGGATGAGTACTGTCATGAACAAACTAAACATAGGTAGATGCCATGCTATGTATATTCCATTTTGAAACGGTTATCGGTTCCAATCGTTCCAAGAATCCAGTGTTTGATGGGGGAACCATGCAACCATACAATCCATTCTCTTCTTCACCAGAAAACACCGGATAACGTGAAACATTCTCGATCACGTAATTTGGGATTCACTTAATCGACGGCCATATTTCTGGGATATTTCCTGAGCAAACATTGGCAATAGATTTGTAAAGATGGTGGCTTTTCACCTCTGTACCCTTGAGTTGTATCAGACTGAATCTCACACTATTGGATGTTGaaataattgaatttttttaaaaagagattgcattctatttaaatattttatgtatctTCTTCATCGCTGTCTTTATTTCTGAAAAGTTTGGTCTGTCCTCTGGTTCTTTCCTCCAGCAGGCCTGGATCCATTCCCAGACGGCATCTGGACATTCGGGAGGCTGGTTCATCCGATAGCCTGAAATTGAGGAGAAGATAGGCTTATAACCATGACAACGACAAACAAGCACAGGCATCTAACGGTCGCTATGGTAGTGGTCAATAACGAGACATTTTAGGCATATTTCCAAGAATGTCAGACTTTTTTCTACATCATTTGTATCATTCATATTATATGTAACTAGCAGTAGTTAGTGTATCTAACGTAAATTAAGGTGGCATTTTTCTTGAGGACGAAAAGAAGGAAGCAGTTACAGCTTTACAAAAATTAACCCCCCCTCCACTCCTCCAAAGAATTATTCATTAACTGTCTGGTACAGCTTTGGAAACCCTCTATTATACCTACTGAGGCTTTCTTGTGTAACTATAGTAACCAACTGAGGACCACCTGGTGTAACTTTTGTTATCTATTATATATCatcttttaattgtaatttgaatTGCATACAGTGAGTACTATTATTTTCCAGTTCATCTGGccaatattcttatttttttccttaAAGGGGGAGGGTAAGGTTAAGGTGACTTCATATTCCTCTCTCATTGTTTTTCAGTACTTACCGCCCTCTATTTTCTCTCTGGCCTCGTTGTTATTCATGCCGGGGTACGGAGTGCTACCTCTGGAGAATATCTCCCAGAGGAGTACTCCATAATTCCAGACGTCAGAGAGCGACGTGTATCTTCCTGAAAGAGGATAGAGAGAGGACAAGCAGAACGGGTTGGTTCGTGAGGAGATAGATGATGCAAGTCTCACGTTGAATGGAAGAGTCTAaaaaacatattaatatatatatattttattatatatgcaATCAATTTAATATGTATCTGAACAAGATTTGAATGCTAGTACCTGTCTGTTGATGTTTCATGCTACGATGTATTAGCTAGGGGCAAATTTTTTACGGATTTTGACTGGTTGTCCATCTGACAACCCGGCCTAATAGTTTATATGTcgagaaaattataaaaatatcaaaataagaatCACTAATATATTCACTTTAGGAGAGATTGATTAGACCATTGATTAGATTAGATTAATTAAAACTGATTGGTTGGAATTAAACAGGACTATATCTGAGCCTTatgatgttttgatttatatatttgattattgattcctAGAGCTGCAGTATGATGTGTCAACTGTTTTTAACAAATAGTTCTTATTTTTCAAATTGGGGGCCTGGGGGGATGTGGGGTGGGGAAATACATTATCAATgaatttggacaaaaaaaatCTAAGATGCCaatcaggatgctcattatggattccaaggGCTCAGGTAAACTCTTCAATGAAGTGGCAGGGTTTGGGATTGAAAGTGTTTCACATACTAAAAcgatttcaaaatgtttccttgtgttttatttcaaattgtgaatgttctgattttggccaaaaatgagaaataaaatcttaatgctttggccagacaaaatcattaaattttgaaaaaaaaaaaaaatactcttcaATGAAGGTAAGTGTTGGTCTATGGAACActaataaaatgattttcaaatgtgtCTTTGTACTTTCTTTAAATTGAGAACGAATAATCTCATTATAGCTTAATAAGAAGGACACTCTCTATACAGTGtagaaaaaactaaaaaaaaatggccaaaaaaagaagagaattgatAAGGCTATAAGCCATACAAAATCCcaaaaattttgaccaaaaaaaaaagttctcaaatgccagtcgggatgctcattatggattcccagagcccagatatgcttctctctgaagttaaaagtggtagcctatggaatttttagcctattaaaatgattctcaaaatgtttcactATAAATTccctcaaattgagaatgaataatatcactgttgctttataagaaggacaccctctatctaatgcatatgtgtAGGAAGTACTAATataaggtcatgattttggcccccaaaaaataaactCCTTAGGCTATATAGCCatacaaattcattaaatttggaccaaaaaaaaaaaaaagttctcaaatgccagtcaggatgctcattatagaTACCAAGGGCCCTgttatgcttctctctgaagttaaaagtggaagtctatgaaatttttagcctattaaaatgattctcaaaatgtttcattataaattctctcaaattgagaatgaataatatcactgttgctttataagaaggacactctctatctaatgcatatgcataaaaAGAACtataaaggtcatgattttggcccccaaaaaaagaaactcataaggctatagccatacaaaatcattaaattttggaaacaaaaaaaagttctcaaatgccagtcgggATGCTCATTATTgattcccagagcccagatatgcttctctctgaagttaaaagtggtagtttatggaatctttagcctattaaaatgattctcaaaatgtttcattataaattctctcaaattgagaatgaataatatcactgttgctttataagaaggacaccctctatctaatgcatatgcataaaaAGAACtataaaggtcatgattttggcccccaaaaaaagaaactcataaggctatagccatacaaaatcattaaattttggaaacacaaaaaagttctcaaatgccagtcgggatgctcattatggattcccagagcccagacatgcttctctctgaagttaaaagtggtagtttatGGAATCTtcagcctattaaaatgattctcaaaatgtttcattataaattctctcaaattgtgaatgaataatatcattgttgcgtaataagaaggacaccctccatccaatgcatatgtgtggaaagaactaaaagggtcgtgatttttaccccccccccccctccccaaagtaaggctttggccatacaaactcaataaattcagacaaaaaaaagttctcaatgccagtcaggatgctcattatggatacCCAGAGCCCAGacatgcttctctctgaagttaaaagtggtagcatatggaatttttagcctattaaaatgattctcaaaatgtttcattataaattctctcaaattgagaatgaataatatcattgttgcttaatcagaaggacaccctccatccaatgcatatgtgtggaaagaactaaaagggtcgtgatttttacccccccccccctccccaaagtaaggctttggccatacaaactcaataaattcagacaaaaaaagttctcaatgccagtcaggataccaagagcccagatatgcttctctctgaagttaaaagtggtagcaTATGGCatttttagcatattaaaatgattctcaaaatgtttcattataaattctctcaaattgagaataatatcattgttgcttaataagaacgacaccctctatctaatgcacatgtgtggaaagaattaaatagGTCATGATGTGGGCCATATGGCTGCAAATTTAGTGAATTTGGAGAACGAAAGTTCTCAATTGACAGTCAGGATGCTCCCTATGTTTTCatacagagctcagaaatatgctttactATGCAGTTTCTATGTTTTTTTAGAATTTCTTTCAAGGTGGGAATGGTTCTTCTCATTCCATCtatttttgtaaaattaaatgaaattagAAAATCAGAAATTTGCTTTTCTATCCAGATAAAAGTGGTTGTCTATGGAATTTTAAGCCTCATGATATCATAACAATTTTCAAAGTGTTTTAGAATAACCTTCTTTTAACCTGGGAATGAATAATACATTATTACATAATTCAAAAAGACACCCTCCATCCTATGCATATacttaaaaggtcatgattaTGGTAAAATATAGAGTTATTTTTAAAGGGTTAAAAATTCCCAATAAACCACTTTAAACTGATCCTAGACAAGCATATCTGGTAACTCATAATGAGCATTCTATCTGACATTtgaaagggttttttttttcgactGAATTTAGGgttctatttattattgtttagcattgggtgtttattactatctgttttaggcttttacaataattgtcttactgtattattgtttctcatacttatttaaatttataaacatagactatgatttaatcttttatgcattttgttaagtttttaaaattatt from Apostichopus japonicus isolate 1M-3 chromosome 19, ASM3797524v1, whole genome shotgun sequence carries:
- the LOC139960144 gene encoding histone-lysine N-methyltransferase Set8-like isoform X2, which produces MYLYENGGITECIDATDTACVAKMVNDEIGREANSVMKKQILEGRVCLCLFALKDMKHGQELRYDYGQTDLLWRKKAWIHSQTASGHSGGWFIR
- the LOC139960144 gene encoding histone-lysine N-methyltransferase Set8-like isoform X1, which encodes MYLYENGGITECIDATDTACVAKMVNDEIGREANSVMKKQILEGRVCLCLFALKDMKHGQELRYDYGQTDLLWRKKQAWIHSQTASGHSGGWFIR